The following are encoded together in the Malaya genurostris strain Urasoe2022 chromosome 3, Malgen_1.1, whole genome shotgun sequence genome:
- the LOC131434042 gene encoding uncharacterized protein LOC131434042 has product MGFLVLGHGITVAYLKLLDQKALNDVFSVAKWTSHKHALRKKLSEWQESCLFNQIPSHETDSSQVNWMPEPAAYKHKLLPTNVTYTLLDDILQRNEKGKIVTQFYKGHNNLDSEHRKFLAHTIVDFYIANNMYFPLPDMARFAQLISERFLSEISVIISIPKKILKNYNPRDSTVNKKNPSGLIYDRFHNRNKKALVKSKSAVITCLQALRNKALELPFDGTRKR; this is encoded by the exons ATGGG ATTTTTGGTTTTAGGTCACGGTATTACAGTTGCCTACCTAAAATTGTTGGATCAAAAGGCTTTGAATGATGTATTTTCAGTAGCTAAATGGACGAGTCATAAACATGCTCTACGTAAAAAACTCAGTGAATGGCAAGAAAGCTGTCTATTCAATCAAATTCCTAGTCATGAAACGGATTCGTCACAAGTAAACTGGATGCCGGAACCAGCAGCATACAAGCATAAACTTTTGCCAACAAACGTTACGTACACTTTATTGGATGATATTTTGCAACGAAACGAAAAAGGCAAAATAGTAACACAATTCTATAAAGGGCACAATAATCTGGACTCAGAGCACAGGAAGTTTTTAGCTCATACTATTGTAGACTTTTACATCGCAAATAACATGTATTTTCCTCTTCCTGATATGGCACGATTTGCTCAACTGATCTCGGAACGATTTCTTTCAGAGATTTCAGTAATTATCTCTATAcctaaaaaaattctcaaaaattatAATCCACGAGACAGTACGGTAAACAAGAAAAATCCATCCGGATTGATCTACGATCGTTTCCACAACCGCAACAAGAAAGCGTTGGTCAAATCCAAAAGTGCAGTTATTACTTGTTTGCAAGCTCTAAGGAATAAAGCATTGGAACTTCCATTCGATGGTACACGAAAGCGATAA